Genomic segment of Murdochiella vaginalis:
TGTGACATTCCGATCAAGTATACAATACCGGCGCCTTCTTCGCAATGCTAAAGCGCTAAAAAATCACGTTTCTTTGCATTATCCGTGATTGGGGCATTTTTCGTTATGGCAATAAATCCGATCCTCATGGCGATTTTTTCGATGCAGAAGCAGATCGCCACAAAGCGGGCATTTTTCACCTGTTGGCGGATCCCACGTAGCAAAGTCGCAGGCGGGATATTGATTGCAACTATAAAACACTTTTCCACGCTTGGAGATTTTTTCCACCAGCTCCCCTTTCCCGCACTGCGGACATGTGACTCCCGTTGTTTTCACAATACTCTTGGTATAGGTGCAGCGTGGAAAATTTTCGCAGCCGATGAAATCCCCATTACGCCCATGTTTAACGATCAGCTTTCCGCCGCATTGCGGACAGGCCTCCCCGGTTTCTTCCACCGGTAATTTATAACCCGTATCGTCTTCTTTGGCTTTTTGCAAATCCTTGGAAAAAACCGCGTAGAACTCGCTCATCAGCGCACGCCAATCGACGTTGCCACCCGCAATATCATCCAAGCGTTCCTCCATATTCGAGGTAAAGCCTTCGTTGATAATTTCTTTGAAGTTGGCTTCCAAAAATGCATGCACTTTTTCGCCCAACACGGTCGGGACAAACTGCTTTTTTTCGATGGACACATAGCCGCGAGAAAGAATGGATTTAATGATAGCGGAATACGTGCTCGGACGACCGATACCATTCTTTTCCAGCGTCTGCACTAAAGAAGCCTCGGTATAGCGTGCAGGAGGCTGGGTAAAGTGCTGCTGCTTTTCGATACTCTTCGCCTCGACGAATTGCCCTTCTCGCAGCTCCGGTAGCTGCACTTCCTTCGTATTGACCGGCCATACAGCCTGAAACCCATTAAATTGCGGTTCCACCCCATTCACGCGGAAGAGATACTCTCCGGAAGTCAAGTCCACCGTTGTCGAAAGAAACCGCGCGTACGCCATTTGTGAAGCAAGCGCACGACGCCAGATGAGATCATAGAGACGAAACTGATCATTGGAAAGATCATCGCGTATGACCTGCGGAGCAAGGTCGACCGAGGTGGGACGAATGCCTTCATGCGCATCCTGCGCTTTGCGATTTCCTCCATACGCTATGCCCTTCGTGGCATATTTCTCGCCATAGGTCTTGATGATATACGCACATGCCTGCTTCAAAAAGCTATCTGCCAAACGGGTCGAATCGGTACGCATATAGGTGATCAACCCGACCTGTCCCTTCCCATGCAGAGAAATGCCTTCATAGAGTTGCTGCGCGAGCATCATGGTCTTTGACGTCGAAAAACCGAGACGTCGATTCGCCTCCTGCTGCAGTGTCGAGGTGGTAAAAGGTGCATAGGGCTTCTTATTGCGCTTGCGTTTGGCAATCTTGGTTACCGTAAAAGGGGATTCAAGAGACGAAACAAGGGAAAGCGCCGCCGCTTCATCCGGCAAGGAAATTTTGTGTACCTTCCCGGATTGAAGATGCCCCACCAATTCGGAAGAAAAGGAGATTTTCTCTTCATGATGATGCGCATGAATGCTCCAGTATTCCTTCGGCACAAACGACGAAATCTCCCGTTCCCGATCCACGATAAGCTTGAGCGCCACCGATTGAACACGACCGGCAGATAGTCCACCCTGTACTTTCTTCCAGAGAATGGGCGAAATCTGATAACCAACAATGCGGTCCATGATACGGCGCGCCTGCTGTGAATCCACAAGATCCATGTCAATGGTTCGCGGATGCGCCATTCCTTCTTTTACACCCTGGGGCGTGATTTCATGAAAACTCACCCGATTCGCTTTGGCCGGATCTAGCCCCAATAATTGCGCTAAATGCCAGGAAATAGCTTCTCCCTCTCGATCCGGGTCGGTGGCAAGGTAGATGTTTTCCGCCTTTTTGCTTTCCCGTTTTAACTCATTAATCGTAGAAGCCTTGCCGCGTACATTGATATATTTCGGCTCAAATTGATTTTCAATATCGACGCCGAATTGGCTTTTCGGCAGATCGCGAAGATGCCCTTTAGAGGCCAGCACTTTATAATTTTTACCGAGTATTTTAGAAATCGTCTTCGTTTTGGTTGGCGATTCGACGATGATTAAATTCTTAGTCATCTCAACCCTTCCCACTACTGTATTGCAAATTTTCCATCACTGCGGCGCTGAATCTTCCCTTTCATTTCCAACGATGTCAAGCACATCCAAAGATCGGAGATTGTAAGCGGAACGACATGCGAAAGCTCATCCGCTCCGCAAGGCGCCAATCGAAGCATATCATATATAGCCCCTTCCATTGCTGTCAATGCTTCTTTCGCCTTTTTCGCTTCTTTTACCGGAAGCGGTTTCCATTCATACGCATTGAGCACCTCCTCAATATTGGTCACCAGCGTTGCCCCGCGACGAATCTGTTCATTGGTGCCTTCACTAAGCTTCTGTTGAATATTTCCGGGAACACAAAATACATTTTTCCCCTGTTCCGAGGCACAGTTGACGGTGATCATGGTTCCGGAACGGCGATTGGCCTCAATCACTAAAACACCATCCGAGAGTCCGGAAATCAGACGATTGCGTTGAATAAAATGGTGTGGCAATGCTTTTACACCGGGCGGATACTCGGAAAGCAAACACCCTTCTTGAACAATTTTGTCCGCAATTGCACGATGGGAAGCAGGATAAATGTCATTGATGCCGTTTCCGAGAACGGCAATCGTGGGACATGAGGCACGCAATGCTGCTTGATGGGCAAGACTATCGATGCCATATGCCAAACCGGAAATGATGACAGCGCCTGCTCTGGCAAGTCCTTCAGCAAAAAAATTCGTACAGGAGATTCCGTATGCACTGGGCTTTCGGCTTCCGATCACCGCTATGCTAAACCCTGTCAGCACTGAACGTTGCCCACGTCCATAAAGGACATACGGCACCGGTTCGATTTCACGCAGCTTGTCGGGATAGTCATCATCAAATAAGGTAAGCGCCCAATACCCCTTTGCCTCAAATTCCCTCCAACGTTTTATTTGCGGCGTTCCTTCCGGTTGCAGCGAAAAAAATTCCTTTCGATGCACCATTCCGCTCTCGCGACGTAGCGTTTCTTTTCCCGCAAGAAGTGCGCTGATTTGGGAAGAGGAAAAGCCGCATAGACTCATATAGAGCAGTTGCGAGCGATGAATCGGCTTCAACCGATTTTGCAGGGCTTCCATGGCAGCTACTCCGTCCATGATGCAGTCTCCTCCGAAAAGGCATTTTGTAAAAGATGAATTTTTCCTCGACGAAGGTATACTTCGGCAATATCGAATAGAAAATAGTTGTAAGGCAGATGCGGATGACGAAACAGATAATACCAGGCTGTCAGACGAATTCGACGCCTTTTCCAAGCGGACACAGCCTCTTGCGGGGAAACATAACGATCGTCGCTACGCGCTTTCACCTCAATAAAGTGTAGTTTGTTCTTTTTTGCAGCGATCAGGTCAATTTCTCCGTGACGACTGCGGAAATTGCGCTGTAGTATCGTGTATCCCTGTGACGCATATAAACGCGCCACCGCATCTTCTGCCCTTTGGCCACTGCGGTATGCGGATTCTTTCTTTCTGCTCTGCGCAGAAGAAAGAGAATGCGGCGCTTGTGTTTTATCCGTTTTTTTCCGTTCTGTCTGGCTTGTTTGGGGTTGGGGACGACATAGAGGCATCGACGAGTTTTTCATACCGATCCTTTCCGTGTAGAAAACTGCGGCGATGAATGGGCAAAATGCCGTGTTCACGAATGGCGGCATAATGTGCTTTGGTACCGTATCCCTTATGGGCTGCAAAACCGTATTCAGGATAGCGGGCATCATAGGCACGCATCATGCGGTCACGACGCACTTTGGCCACAATAGAAGCACAGCTGATGGCATAAATACGGTCATCTCCGTGCACCACACTGATCTGCTCCAAATCGGTCTCAATATGTTCCGCGTCGACAAGGACCAGATCCGGCACCAGGATTTCTCCTTTTTTCGTTTTAAGCGAAAGAAGCGCCTCACGCATCGCTACAAGGGTTGCTTGACGAATGTTGATGGCATCAATCATTCGTTCATCGCATTGTCCGATTCCCCAAGCGAGGCATTGATCCAAAATCGT
This window contains:
- a CDS encoding ribonuclease HII yields the protein MRDTWTEEQLSALQVRINETPLVCGIDEVGRGPLAGPVVACAIIMPHGEKIQGVRDSKKLSEKKREQLYDTILDQCLAWGIGQCDERMIDAINIRQATLVAMREALLSLKTKKGEILVPDLVLVDAEHIETDLEQISVVHGDDRIYAISCASIVAKVRRDRMMRAYDARYPEYGFAAHKGYGTKAHYAAIREHGILPIHRRSFLHGKDRYEKLVDASMSSPTPNKPDRTEKNG
- a CDS encoding YraN family protein; the protein is MKNSSMPLCRPQPQTSQTERKKTDKTQAPHSLSSAQSRKKESAYRSGQRAEDAVARLYASQGYTILQRNFRSRHGEIDLIAAKKNKLHFIEVKARSDDRYVSPQEAVSAWKRRRIRLTAWYYLFRHPHLPYNYFLFDIAEVYLRRGKIHLLQNAFSEETASWTE
- the topA gene encoding type I DNA topoisomerase, giving the protein MTKNLIIVESPTKTKTISKILGKNYKVLASKGHLRDLPKSQFGVDIENQFEPKYINVRGKASTINELKRESKKAENIYLATDPDREGEAISWHLAQLLGLDPAKANRVSFHEITPQGVKEGMAHPRTIDMDLVDSQQARRIMDRIVGYQISPILWKKVQGGLSAGRVQSVALKLIVDREREISSFVPKEYWSIHAHHHEEKISFSSELVGHLQSGKVHKISLPDEAAALSLVSSLESPFTVTKIAKRKRNKKPYAPFTTSTLQQEANRRLGFSTSKTMMLAQQLYEGISLHGKGQVGLITYMRTDSTRLADSFLKQACAYIIKTYGEKYATKGIAYGGNRKAQDAHEGIRPTSVDLAPQVIRDDLSNDQFRLYDLIWRRALASQMAYARFLSTTVDLTSGEYLFRVNGVEPQFNGFQAVWPVNTKEVQLPELREGQFVEAKSIEKQQHFTQPPARYTEASLVQTLEKNGIGRPSTYSAIIKSILSRGYVSIEKKQFVPTVLGEKVHAFLEANFKEIINEGFTSNMEERLDDIAGGNVDWRALMSEFYAVFSKDLQKAKEDDTGYKLPVEETGEACPQCGGKLIVKHGRNGDFIGCENFPRCTYTKSIVKTTGVTCPQCGKGELVEKISKRGKVFYSCNQYPACDFATWDPPTGEKCPLCGDLLLHRKNRHEDRIYCHNEKCPNHG
- the dprA gene encoding DNA-processing protein DprA translates to MDGVAAMEALQNRLKPIHRSQLLYMSLCGFSSSQISALLAGKETLRRESGMVHRKEFFSLQPEGTPQIKRWREFEAKGYWALTLFDDDYPDKLREIEPVPYVLYGRGQRSVLTGFSIAVIGSRKPSAYGISCTNFFAEGLARAGAVIISGLAYGIDSLAHQAALRASCPTIAVLGNGINDIYPASHRAIADKIVQEGCLLSEYPPGVKALPHHFIQRNRLISGLSDGVLVIEANRRSGTMITVNCASEQGKNVFCVPGNIQQKLSEGTNEQIRRGATLVTNIEEVLNAYEWKPLPVKEAKKAKEALTAMEGAIYDMLRLAPCGADELSHVVPLTISDLWMCLTSLEMKGKIQRRSDGKFAIQ